The genomic interval TCGAGACCGACGTACGAAACGCGCTCGATCGCCGCGGCCAGAAGGTCCTCGGCGAGGTCGGTGACACGCTGCTGGTCGGCAACCCCGGCCAGGCGCACAAGGCGCTTGCGATCGAACCAGATATCGGCGTCTTCATCCCTCTCTCAGTGACGATCACCGAGGAGGATGGCGAGACGCACGTCCGAACCGTGCGACCCTCTACGCTGCTGGCGTTCTACGATGATCCCAACCTTCGTGACGTCCTTCAGGAGATGGAGCTGCTGCTCTGGAACGCACTCGTCGACGGCGTACCGGAGGCAACGGTCCACAGCAGACAACCCCCGCTCCCGCCGAGTGGTGGCCAGCGGACTACTGCGGCCAATCTTCCGGGAAAATTAGGGTCGGTCCGCCCATCCAAGTGACATGGGTCACGTCGGCCGTCGCTTCCCGCCTTCGAAGCCGACCCATCCGACGACGGCGGCGAGCAGGAGGTGAAACGCGTTAGTTTCCCAGTTAATGCTATCGCGTCCGATCAGAACGCCGATCGTGCCGCCGAGGGATACCACTAGGTAGAGGACACCCCCCACCTTGTTGAACAGCGTTGCGCCACCCGCGTAGCGGGTCAGAAACAGGCCGAGGAGCCCGGTCAGGACGTGGACGACGTTGACGGACGGCGGAATCCGGAAGACGCCGAGGAGGCGATCTTCGTTCGACAGAACGCCGCTGGCGTCAACGACGCCCAACGCCACCAGTATCGTACCGAACAGGGTCGCCAGTTTCTTCTGGGGATCCCGTGGCTCGCCCGCGTTCGCCATCCCCGTTCCCGTCGTCGTCGCGGTCGACATGACATGTGATGGGCCAACGTACATCTCGAAAAGGATTGTGCCGGCCGGAGTGTCGAGGCGAACCCACCCGTGACGTTTTGCGTGCGTCGAACCGAATACCGGTATGGACGGCGAGGGCGGGCGCGGCGAGATGACGCTCGTAATCACGGTTGCCGCGCTCGAGCGAGTCTCGGATCCGGAGACAGTCGTCGACGACGCTCGCCAGTGGAGTACGCGGGTCGGCGTCGTCGGCGACGCCGCTCCCGACGAGATAACGACCGCGCTCGAGCGGGCGGGCATCGACCCCGACTTCGTTTCCGGGAAGAAAGGGGTGACGGGTAGCCTCGCGGCCGTCCGACAACGGTTCCCGACGGATCGGTACGTCGTCGTCGGAACGGACGACGCGGTTCGAACGACCGCCCAGGCCCTCGGCTGGGAGTACCTCTCGCTCGAGGAGGCGGCTGCAAAGGCCGAGTGGGAACTCGAGACGTCGAGTGAATAGTCTATCTTAGGATTCGGCCAGCGCCGCCTCTAGGTGGCTGAGAACCCGCTCAAGGACATCCTCGAGCGCGATCGCGACGGGATCGGTGAACTCGTCGACGGTCATCCCCCAAGAATCGTAGCCGGGTTCGACGGTGATGATCCGCGTGTCGTCGGAGAGATCGCCGAACGCCGCCGCGATCGCGAGGACGTTCTCGACGGTGTTCGATCCCATCGCGCTCTCGCCGATGCGTTCGACGAGTTCGTCTTCGGGTATCTCGTACTC from Natrinema salifodinae carries:
- a CDS encoding DUF4383 domain-containing protein; the protein is MSTATTTGTGMANAGEPRDPQKKLATLFGTILVALGVVDASGVLSNEDRLLGVFRIPPSVNVVHVLTGLLGLFLTRYAGGATLFNKVGGVLYLVVSLGGTIGVLIGRDSINWETNAFHLLLAAVVGWVGFEGGKRRPT
- a CDS encoding DUF7124 domain-containing protein codes for the protein MDGEGGRGEMTLVITVAALERVSDPETVVDDARQWSTRVGVVGDAAPDEITTALERAGIDPDFVSGKKGVTGSLAAVRQRFPTDRYVVVGTDDAVRTTAQALGWEYLSLEEAAAKAEWELETSSE